In Bradyrhizobium manausense, the sequence GGAACTCGCGCGCACCGCCTTTCTCCTTGGACCAAGCCTATCGCGCATCCTGCGCGATCTCGAAGCGCGCAATTTGATCGAGCGCAAGACCGCGAAGACGGACCAACGGCGCAGCATGGTCTCAATCTCGAAAGAGGGCGTGAAGCTGATGGCCTCCGTCGCGCCGTCCTCGGAGGCGATCTATGCCGAGATCACGCAGCGTTTCGGCGCCCGCAAGCTCGCCGAGCTGCAGGAAATGCTCGGAGAGCTCGAACAGAGTCTGACTGGACTAGGCGGCGGCGACGGGGCAGGTGCCGACGAGTGAAACCAGATTTGCGCG encodes:
- the hpaR gene encoding homoprotocatechuate degradation operon regulator HpaR produces the protein MTKRPADPANGHPPAARQVPMRDFSRSLPMSLLRAREAVMRQFRPKLREHGLTEQQWRILRALASIEAAEVTELARTAFLLGPSLSRILRDLEARNLIERKTAKTDQRRSMVSISKEGVKLMASVAPSSEAIYAEITQRFGARKLAELQEMLGELEQSLTGLGGGDGAGADE